The following proteins are encoded in a genomic region of Clarias gariepinus isolate MV-2021 ecotype Netherlands chromosome 12, CGAR_prim_01v2, whole genome shotgun sequence:
- the LOC128533822 gene encoding NLR family CARD domain-containing protein 3-like, which produces MKKFQFLNGVIINLGTQTLLNEIYTELYITEGDSGDVNNEHEVRQIEAASRRITTEETPIKCNDIFKPLSKQDEPIRSVLTKGVAGIGKTVSVQKFIVDWAEGKANQDVHLIFPLPFRELNLMKDQKLSLMELLHVFFKEIKETEMFNWEKVLFIFDGLDECRFPLDFQNTVRVCDVTESASVPVLLINLIKGNLLPFALIWITSRPAAADQIPSECVHRVTEVRGFNDPQKEEYFRKRISDQSLANKIITHLKSLRSLYIMCHIPVFCWISAAVLERMLGEAERGEIPKTLTQMYTHFLIIQINIIREKYSMKQESDEQMLLKLGQLAFEQLEKGNLIFYEEDLRECGIDVREAAVYSGVCTQIFREEFGLHQSKVYCFVHLSIQEHLAALFVHLMFRIDNKNVLKKSRASTLQITVLDFHKCAVDEAFKSQTGHLDLFLRFLLGLSLKSNQKLLQALVTQTGSSFQRTQETVQYIKRKISRERSTEKSINLFHCLNELGDNSLEEEIQRYLKSGKQSELSSSQLSALVFVLLTSAQELEEFDLNKYFSPDKITDDVLLKLMPVIAASRKAMV; this is translated from the exons atgAAGAAGTTTCAGTTCTTGAATGGAGTGATAATAAACCTGGGAACCCAAACACTCCTGAATgagatctacacagagctctacatcacagagggagacagtggagacgtcaataatgaacatgaggtgagacagatcGAAGCAGCGTCCAGGAGAATAACAACAGAGGAAACACCAATCAAATGCAATGACATCTTTAAGCCCTTATCTAAACAAGACGAACCCATCAGATCTGTGCTGACAAAGGGAGTCGCTGGCATCGGAAAAactgtctctgtgcagaagttcattgtggactgggctgaagggaaaGCAAATCAGGACGTCCACCTCATATTTCCACTTCCTTTCAGAGAGCTGAATTTGATGAAGGACCAGAAACTGAGTCTGATGGAGCTCCTTCATGTCTTctttaaggaaataaaagaaactgaAATGTTCAATTGGGAAAaggttctgtttatttttgatggATTGGACGAGTGTCGTTTTCCTCTAGATTTCCAGAacacagtaagagtgtgtgatgtaactgaatCTGCATCAGTGCCTGTGCTGCTGATAAACCTGATCAAAGGGAATCTGCTTCCCTTTGCTCTCATCTGGATCACCTCCCGACCTGCAGCAGCTGATCAAATCCCCTCTGAGTGTGTCCATCGAGTCACAGAGGTACGAGGGTTCAATGACCCACAGAAGgaggagtacttcaggaagaggatcagtgatcagagcctggccaataaaatcatcacacacctgaagtcattaaggagcctctacatcatgtgtcacatcccagtcttctgctggatttcagccgctgttctagagagaatgttgggtgaagcagagagaggagagatccccaagactctgactcaaatgtacacacacttcctcatcaTTCAGATAAACATCATAAGAGAAAAGTACTCAATGAAGCAGGAGAGTGATGAACAAATGCTTCTTAAACTGGGACAACTGGCTTTTGAGCAGCTGGAGAAAGGGaacctgatcttctatgaggaagacctgagagagtgtggcattgatgtgagagaagcagcagtgtactcaggtgtgtgtacgcagatcttcagagaggagtttggGCTTCACCAGAGTAAAGTGTACTGCTTTGTTCATCTGAGCATTCAGGAACACCTCGCAGCTCTGTTtgtgcacctgatgttcaggatagacaataaaaatgttcttaaaaagAGTCGAGCTTCAACATTACAAATTACAGTTTTAGATTTCCACAAGTGTGCTGTAGATGAAGCTTTTAAAAGTCAGACTGGACATCTGGATCTTTTCCTTCGCTTTCTTCTGGGTCTCTCACTAAAGTCCAATCAGAAACTCTTACAGGCCTTAGTAACACAGACAGGAAGTAGCTTCCAGAGGACACAGGAAACAGTTCAGTACATTAAGAGGAAGATTAGTAGAGAGCGTTCTACagagaaatccatcaatctgttccactgtctgaatgaaCTGGGTGATAATTCTCTAGAGGAGGAAATCCAACGGTACCTGAAATCTGGAAAACAAAGTGAACTCTCTTCTTCACAGTTGtctgctctggtgtttgtgttactgacatCAGCACAGGAGCTGGAGGAATTTGACCTGAATAAATATTTCAGTCCAGATAAGATAACAGATGATGTTCTTCTGAAGCTGATGCCTGTGATTGCAGCATCCAGAAAAGCAAT ggtttaa